In the genome of Raphanus sativus cultivar WK10039 chromosome 9, ASM80110v3, whole genome shotgun sequence, the window atgtttttttcaaaaacaaatactcaataaaaaatttgaacatTATACTcaactttaaaacaaaatatttgtaatataatttaataaaacccaCAAGTATTCTTAAACCTCTAATAATTTACTTATCGAATAAGCTAAATAAAAGCATacggaaaaaaaaacacaatctcataatttataaatgaagGTTAATAACATTGAACAATAAACACCAACGTCAAACttggataaaatatgaatctataaCATAACAagtagaaaattttaatttatgtcattttgcaaaattaaaatatataattacgaAGAACAAAACCCATGCAGGTGCGTGGATCAACAGCTAGTtctaaacttaatatatatacacaattatATACATCAACAAAATCAATAGTCAGTCAACCTTGAAACTACAAGGAGAAAAGGTCGATTTGGTTAGGAGTTAGGAGTCATAATGTGGAGCAGAAGTATAAATCTTAGTAACGATTATAACCTCAACTAGATTTTGGCGCACAGGTGTTTTATTTAGCTTTATAttgtttaattctttttaatatgacttaatatatgtttttttaatttaccaatattaaatatttatttactatatattttaaacacaataattttatagcGGATTTGATCGAACTGATTTAATTATTGTcttaaacaataaatattgTTTCATATTATCTTGaatgttgttttgtttcttattatatactatttacgACATTATCAAATTTTGTTTCGTATTGAATGTATTTTTTAGGAAAGAGAACTGATAGTAACACAACAAGTATTTAATTTACtctttttaatatgaattttatattatacttataccctagtattttgagttttgaaataagttatatataatataaatggaCACTgcatttttgtatatataattttctaaatgttattcatgtagaaaatattaaattttgaaattatttattatacacTCCTTTCAAATACaaattattaatgttttaattaatacacttgtttttgaaattcaaacatcaaataaaatgtaaaaatatgaaCGGTGAACTTTTTTTGGTAGAAGTGTAAAAccaaaaatgataaataaaattattattattattaatatgtgtgaagATGTTAGAACATGAACTTTTATATACAAATGGAGTATATAGTATAAACGGATTACTGTTTTGATAAGATTTATATACATTTTggtatttttcaaatgtttaaaatgattttatttttaattttattcactAAAAACAAATTGAATACATTTGTTAGATTAATGGCATCTTTgagaagagatatatttttggtgtttgtcATTATATCTATGATTTTCGGGTGGGTGGCAAAGAAACTGATGagaagtatatatatagatgaaaGTAGAATATAAGTGTAAAAAGCTGGTATTGTTGCTCCAAATATTAAGTAGAaggtaatattctattttaaataaataatatagcAAGTATAAATATGATAGTCaatcatcaatactattaaaactgaagcaATATTTATCTACTTACAAGTAGTTTAGGTGGGACAATTCCATCTAATactaaatttgatatatttCCCCTAATACCTCTGTTACAATATTTTGTCTATATCCTATCGATTACAACTTGACTATTTtaatacttcaaatattcaatttctCTTTACGGATTATTTGCATTATCATACCAAAATTATATTCAACTCCATGACAAATCGTTCATATCGTAACTACAATTTATAGTGTATGATCATAATATGTGTTGTCCATTTCTCATAGaatcaaatattattaatctGTAACATGAGTTTGtctaaaatatattgtttaagaacaatgttaaaactatttttctattaataattttccattggtgtattagagatatacAGTGAAActacaataaattaataatgttgggactataccaaaactataattttttattaatttatcgagatactaattaaaccaaaaactcaatttgagactatgaaattatactaatttatagagatattaatttaaagatgttatattGTAACTGTATAgtgaaaacactaatataatatcaaccaatacgatttggttttgacattgtgctttttgggatttttttctaaaagttttgTGAATGTCCAATGATAAATACGAAGACAAGTACTTATACACGCATTTTAGTGggagaaaatgaatattttctaacctattaagtcagatataataaatacaaaatctctTGACATCGAGATTTTATgtatagtagaataaacttggagaagagggttttccatattcatgatttttcaaatctgacaatttgattgtaaccgagattttaggCATAGTAGACTCAACTTGGTGAAGAAGTTTTCCAATAATCgttttttttaagtataaattgatgtttctgttatttaagtaagaatatacgttagtatattttatttagtgtatattcaaagCAAACCTCGATTATTTGAACATCTAAGAAAATGTattctgatatttttattattgagtttcaaaagttctgtatcaagctatttaaaattttaagattcatcagtatttgattccaaataattgttttttttaattaaaaggggttttgtgtttaagataattatagtttaatgaTGAGAGAAAACGTGTTCttaagttatttggttaattgaatcaattgtTTAGGAAATAACCAGACCAAAATagtcaaaattgtataatgacTAGCTAAGGATTCGTGTAAAGAAAAATGATTCATgtaatatttgtatctttttgtcaacctactcagtttaagtttgtataagttgatgacaaaaaaaggattagcataatatttgtatttttttgtcaacctacccgtgtaatatttatatttttaataacatgtgtaatatttatttttgtttctatctatttatatttttatttttaagaacttagactcgtgttatatttatattggagacatttattgtattcatttgactataataaaggagagggattattatatttttactatgatataatataaatataataatgtgagtatactctaacgaaaagaacagatattttgtttaatagatgcatagacatagatcttatagtggagttaaatgatagatagttgatattaaactctttaaggaaatattttaaatgaaatgttaggctaagaataataatgtgatgtccaatttaaaactccacctagaagaagttataatgtttctgttttaataagatagatatgttAATCaataaagtcccacattggtagttagagaaataattaagtaatatatgaagggttagggccaatccactaattgccaattggttttaatttGGAAGTccataattaacccgaatctaatatggtatcagagcggtcgATCCTTGTGGatcaaagttaaattaaaaaagagCCACCCGATGATGGGCCACTTCTGTGGATGGTATTCCCACAGTTGTCCACGCATGTGCGTGAAAGGAAGTGTTAATgaataaagtcccacatcggtagttggagaaataattaagtaatatataaaagattagggccaatccactaattgccaattaaTTTTAAGTTGAAAGTCCATAATTAATCTAAAtctaatatcatatatattattcattCCTCAAAGAACCACAGATTTTAAACCTGCAACATGTAAGTTCACacctgcatatatatatatatatatatatatttttttttttttacacctGCATATTTTGTTCTTCCCACCAAGCCTTTTAAGCCAACTACCATAGCCTATAACTCTTTTACTCCCGTATATTAGCCATTTCTCTTTCGAACCAAAGCTATCTACACCGCCATTTGGCAAGAAAAACCAAAGCACTTATTCTTGCAACCATCATAAAATTGTTTCACCAATAAAATGGCACGTTCATTGAGAATAGATGACTGTAGAGTACAATTCTAacaatttatatcaaaattgttTACAGAACCTTAGTAAGTTAGTATGTTTTAAGCATTGGTACACTGTTATTTCGTGAACAAGTATATAATGCAGCGGTTAACGGTTTTGATGTAATCCATCATTCAAATGGTCGATCCCaacaatatctttttttttttttcagtctgatactaacaatattattttttcaatctCATACCAACAACTTctgttttcaaaaacagtttATAAGTGATTTATGCATGTATCTAtatctttattatatttaaaattttagctgATCCTAGAATTTAGGACCTGCCTACGACTGCATTTTAATCTAGAGAAATTGGTGGGATTGCCCCTAACCAACCCTTTAATTGGCAACATATCCTTTATCACACAATCTATTTTGGATGATTATTTTGCCCCTGTAAACTACTCTCTTAGAGCATCAGTATTGTTAGGACAGAAAATGAGTCCTTAACatattaaattgattttttgtcCTTAAGAGACATCGGTAAGGACAATCACATGTAAAGTAGATTATTGCTAGGACATTTTTAGTTTCTTAGtaaattcattatttattttgataagtTATGACATAAAAtagaagttaaaaataaaacatattaaagaGAAGTTTAACATTAAACTTGAAACATaagtaaattacaaaaaaaaaaaattacaaacatgataataaaaaaacattacaaacattataattaaaaaacgcaaataaacattttttattgcTGAAGATGTCCAAATTTAGCCCATATATTTtctatcaaatcattttttaatcGTTGATGAGCTTGTTTATCTCGAATTCTTACTCGACGATCAATTGTATTGCCAAGATTTGAACCTAAACCGACGAAGTATTTTCCTTGTCCTTCTCCTTCATCAAATTCTGAAATGTTACGCAGAGTGTATGAATGTCTTTCATCCTCGACTATCATATTATGGAGTATAATACATGCTTTTATAATATTTGCTATTTTTTGTTTATCCCATATCTTAGAAGGGTTTTTCACAACAGCGAATCTAGCTTGTAGGACTCCGAAGGCACGCTCAACATCTTTTCGCACAGATTCTTGGGTTTTAGCAAATAATGAATTTTTCGGTCCCTGCGGTAGTCGGATAGATTGAATAAAAGTAGCCCATTTTGGATAAATACCATCAGTGAGATAGTAAGCCATATTATACTCCCTACCGTTGACGAAGTAGTTGACTTGCGGAGCAATTCCGTTAataatgtcatcaaaaacaggtgatCGTTCAAGAATATTAAGGTCGTTCATAGTACCTGGAGCTCCAAAAAACGCATGCCATATCCATAGATCTTGTGAAGCTACCGCCTCCAACACAATTGTTGGCTTTCCGGTTCCTCGTGAATACATTCCTTTCCATTCTGTAGGGCAATTCTTCCACTgccaatgcatacagtcgatgcttcCAACCATCCCCGGGAAGCCACGTTCTTCTCCAAGAAAGAGTAGTCTTTGAAGATCCTCCGGTGTGGGCCGTCTGAGATATTGATCGCCAAACAACTGGATTATCCCGGCGGTGAAATGGTGCAAACATTTTCGAGCAGTTGTTTCACCAAGTCGTACATATTCGTCAATTGTATCAGCTGCAGTACCATATGCCAATTGACGAATTGCTGCTGTACATTTTTGCAGCGGAGATAGACCTGTCCGCCCGACTGCATCTTCTGTTGGAGAGAAATACGCTACTTCTGTAGAGAGACGATCCACAATACGCATGAACAACGGTTTGTTCATCCGAAATCATCGGCGAAATAAATCGTGCTCGTATGTTGGGGTGTCACTAAAATAATCATTCCAAAGTTTGTTGTGGCCTTCTTCCCGGTGTCTCTCGATAAAAATGCGTCTTTTTCGCTCTTTGAATTCTGGTTCTGGAATAGTAGcatatttgtcaaaaaaatctTCAAATGGGGTTTCCAAAgcagcatcatcatcattgtGGTAATGATAATGGGAAGAAGATGCCATTATATGAAATAGAAGATGAAGATAATGTGTTTTTCAAAGAAATAGTGTAAGAGATGAGTAGCAAAAGGAAGAAATGTGTAATTGCAATGACAAAAGATATCTCATACTTATAGCACTTTGAACTTGATATATGAAACTCCCGTGAGTTCATCTTGtgaatattatttgttttcttgttagagaaagaaacaaatacaTGTGAGTTCTTGTGACTTGTTCTTGTGACTtgtatttgttttgttgttggagaaaaaacaaatacttGTGAGTTCTTGTGACTTGTTTTGTTCTTGTGACATGTGAATTAAAGAAATACATGTCGACATTTTGATCACATATGAGTTAAAGAAATACATAAGAGACATTTTGATCACATGTGAATTAAAGAAATACATAAGAGACATTTTGATCACATGTGAATTAAAGAAATACATAAGAGACATTTTGATCACATGCGTAGACACAAATACATATTAGTTAAAGAAATACATGTCGAGGTTTTGATCACATTGATCACAATATTACAGAACATATTACAATACATAAGTCTCCTTGTTTAGTTGCATACAATACACCATAATACAAAACATAGTTCAACGCCCTGTTACTAATACAGTTCATGCCTATTATCACAAAGACATAGCAACAGCATGTTACTTAAACCCGACAATCATGCCTATTATCACAAAGACAACTACCATAACACCTACAATGAGTTCAAAGCCATTGGCAAACCTAGATTTTGTTTTAGCTAAGTCACACACAATTCTCTCAAGCCTAACCAACTTGTCCTCTGTCTCGCTTTGCAGTTCCTTTACCTGGTTAAGATGAGTGTCGTAGTCACTCATAAAGGAGAGATAATCAACCTTATCAGAGAGCTGCTGACACTGACTCGATATGGCTCTGATCTCCTCCGTTGCCGCGACATCCCACCACTTCCAGACATGGCAGTCTCCATCGTCTCTGTTCTCGCAGGTATAGAACCTTCTCCCAGGATCATTCCTTGTGTACGATGTGGCTGTCAGCGGTTCGCCACCACAGTAGCATTCCTTTGGGAAGCCGAACTCAACCTCGGGTTGGGGAGGATAGTAAATCCGTGCAGCATCAATTTGAGCTTGGTCCAAAAGTATATCAATTTCAGCTTCTGTCTGGCTGAACCCACTCTCTGCTGAGTCCCCTAAACCATAGTCGTCCGACTGAGACGGCTGCGTGTAACTATAATCATGCCCCATATCTTGTGTAACCTGAAAAACATTGAAAGAATCATTGAATAAGCATACATTAAACCTGATAAACAACCTTTTTAACTTCACTTAACATAATTCAAATAAGAACATATTACCATAATAGCATAGACATTTATAAACTTCATTCATAATAGCAgacatttaaaaatatgttacatAACAGAAACGTGATTGAACATTAAAGCAGAGACATTTTAAAACTTCAGTGGACATAATAGCAGAGACTGATGAACAAGTTGGAACACTAAGGCCATAAAATCAtagaaatacatttttaaaactaGAACAACTCAGCCAGAAGCTTATCCTTGACAACTTCTTCACTCTCAGTAAGCAGATCCTTTTTAGTAAGGAGAGTGTCAAGTATTGCAAACTTCGCGAGTTTCTCCTTCTGCACCAAATCTTCCATCTTCAGCTCCAACATGCTCTTATAGTCCGCAACAGCCTTCCCTTGAGTGTTATTCCTTCTTGCTTTTGCAGCCTTGATACCTTCAGGCCGTTCAACTTGGTCACCAACATGACTGCTTGAAGCTTGGGAACCGACGTCAGCAGACTTCCTCTTTGAGCTGGCAGGCATAGGAGGATTCAGGTTCATCCATTTCTGTTCATATTTTAAGACACACCAGGCATGCTCAAGGGTGAACTTGGTGTTGTGATCAGAGGCGTAGATGTCATGAGCCACCTTTAGCACGTCATTGTCATTCTGACCGCTGCTTATTTGTCTCTCTGCAGCAGCGAATGCAGCGCAGAACTTGTTGGTCTGATCATTGATTTTATGCCATCTCTGCTTGCAATGGAGATGCTCTCTCTTCTCACCTAAGGCACGTCCGACGTAATCTCCTACGCGGTCCCAGAAGGTCCCAGACGTCTGGTCATTTCCGACAATTGCATCCTTTGATGTGTTCAGCCACGCACTGATTAGTATCTCATCATCAGCTGGCGTCCATTTTCTTCTCACCTGACGAACCGGACGTCTGGCTTCAGGTTGGGATGGAGCCTCAGATTGCTGGGAACTGAAGGGAGGGATTTCAGAGGCTCCCATGTTTAGACTAGAAGGAAAACTTTCATAAGGAAAGTTTTCCTGAACAACATTTTCTTCTACGTTGTGAAGAAGGTTTACATAGCCAGTATACTGGCTATGTGTATTCCTTGAGTTCATAGGAACAAAGACAGAGAAgagatatttagaaaataactaTTACTGTAAGCTAgcaagagaagagaagataatTAAGCTGAAGGGTTTTGCGATGGGATTAAATAGAAGAAAAGTGTACAAGCAATAACTAACAACCACCTAACCTTTATCTACCAAAGTCTAATCAAAACTTATTACACAACTGCAAGTACAAAGCTATCAGCTCTAGTTTacaaacacattaactataaaGGATATTTGGTTCAAAACGAACTACAATACAATCAGACAAAGCCATTGATTTTACTTactacaatttttaattttttttccataacACAACGCGTTAAAAACATTTAGAGTGTGATCAGAAGCAAGCAAGATAACGAAGACTACTTAGCTATCAACTACAAGCTATCAACTACAAGCTTCATAGTTTAAAACCTATCAAGTACAGTTTAAAACCTATCAACTacaagctttcaagaattaaaAACGTATCAACTACAAGCTTTCAACAACCACCTTTCAACTACAAACTTTCAATCAATTGCAAGCTATCAACTTGCGTTCAGACACACTCAACTATACTTCATTACACAACTAGAACGAATCATGTTTCATTTTTAGAATTAACAGACTTTGAAACCATCAACTACAATACATTACACAACCTATCAACTTCTATACAGAACAATGTAACCATCAACGAAACCATAACGACGAAACTATAATTGATTTAACCATCAACGAAACCATATAAACAACctatcaacaaaataaaaaaaaaacgattcaaaacaaaaaccatACGATTTTATTTGGCCGAAGTTGCCCTATACAAAACCCAGATTCGGAGGATGAATCAACTACACACTAGCAAGAAGACGACATCCTACGGcggagaagaagaggaacaCTACCTTTTCTGTAGAACTCGGCGGAGAAGAAATCGGCGGACAATCCAAGGATGTGGACAGAGATTCGGGATGAAATCGTCGGTGTGGCAAAACGACGACGACGGTTTCGTCTCCGGGATGAAATTGTCTGAGAACCAGAATGGTTTCGCCGTGCACAGAGAATGGAGAGAAGATGATTTCGAATTGTGAAACAGAAAGTAGGGTTTTGCCCTAGACGACTTCGACGCTTCATCAAAACGTGACACGTGCCACTAAGGACGACCCAACTCGTTCCTTAATTAAGACCCGTCCCACATTTTTATTATCCATTTCGATTTATTTTTGGGCCCAAATATCATTAGGACGCTTGTGAGGGACTGCGATACTTATGGTCTTAGGTCTGCAGTTTCTCTGGCGCGTGTCAGGCGTGTATCAGTTGTCTTCTTCTATCCATTGGATAATTATCATTCTCTTTTTAgttgtcttttattttttctctttatttttgatcttccttctttcttttcctatattttctttcttttttttctttcatctctCATCACTTACAAACCAAATTCATGGTTTCAAATATCTGATTACCTCTGATTATCAATTTTTTCGTCTATTTTATTAACTTCGGTCAGTTATATCTGATTACCTcaataatataatttgtaacATGTTAATAAGTAATATTCAACGTTAAAATATTGCGTAACATGTAATACAGTCTGTTAACTCGCTAACAAAATTTGTAACAACCTTAATAGTCAAATTCATAGTGGGTTAATTTTGGTAAATAATACTGAATTATATAGTGTATTATTATGTTATTGATTTGTTTAatgtattataataaaatataacgtAATAAGTTACATGATAAGTAGCTCACAAACAGATTGATACATGTCTGTGAATTAATAAGTTACATGATAAGTTGGTTGTTATCCGTTAACCGATTTGTTACTTGGTACATGTATTGTTAGCTG includes:
- the LOC130500053 gene encoding uncharacterized protein LOC130500053, yielding MNKPLFMRIVDRLSTEVAYFSPTEDAVGRTGLSPLQKCTAAIRQLAYGTAADTIDEYVRLGETTARKCLHHFTAGIIQLFGDQYLRRPTPEDLQRLLFLGEERGFPGMVGSIDCMHWQWKNCPTEWKGMYSRGTGKPTIVLEAVASQDLWIWHAFFGAPGTMNDLNILERSPVFDDIINGIAPQVNYFVNGREYNMAYYLTDGIYPKWATFIQSIRLPQGPKNSLFAKTQESVRKDVERAFGVLQARFAVVKNPSKIWDKQKIANIIKACIILHNMIVEDERHSYTLRNISEFDEGEGQGKYFVGLGSNLGNTIDRRVRIRDKQAHQRLKNDLIENIWAKFGHLQQ
- the LOC108836584 gene encoding uncharacterized protein LOC108836584, giving the protein MNSRNTHSQYTGYVNLLHNVEENVVQENFPYESFPSSLNMGASEIPPFSSQQSEAPSQPEARRPVRQVRRKWTPADDEILISAWLNTSKDAIVGNDQTSGTFWDRVGDYVGRALGEKREHLHCKQRWHKINDQTNKFCAAFAAAERQISSGQNDNDVLKVTQDMGHDYSYTQPSQSDDYGLGDSAESGFSQTEAEIDILLDQAQIDAARIYYPPQPEVEFGFPKECYCGGEPLTATSYTRNDPGRRFYTCENRDDGDCHVWKWWDVAATEEIRAISSQCQQLSDKVDYLSFMSDYDTHLNQVKELQSETEDKLVRLERIVCDLAKTKSRFANGFELIVGVMVVVFVIIGMIVGFK